In Zingiber officinale cultivar Zhangliang chromosome 3A, Zo_v1.1, whole genome shotgun sequence, the DNA window GGTTGTTTTAATATATTTCTGATGCCAGGTTGTTCTACCAAACTGTCGATATGTCCGAGTGGTTAAGGAGACAGACTTGAAATCTGTTGGGCTTTGCCCGCGCAGATTCGAACCCTGCTGTCGACGGACTATTTTGTgcttaaacataatttttaatccAAAAAGTTATGAAAAATATAACTAACAATTTCTCAATATTCTGataaaaaaactttattttattcatttttttttaaaaaatattatccggtaaattaatttatttattcaatttccaatctaaaattaaactaaagaaaatatctatattttttatatagtgTATGAGAGAATAAAGATGGGGGATTTGCTTGACACATTTCACTGCAAGAAGTAGCCCGAGATGAAGAAGACAAAACCTAGAAGGAGGCCGCCATAGATGAGCAAGGTCTTCTGTCCTGAGGTGAGCGAGTTGCCTCCGAAGCCAAACTGCTGGTTCTGCGCAAACCCCGCGATCTCCACGCTCTTGCTCTCGAAGAACGACCGGGCGGCGCCGCAGGTGGGGCAGCGCCAGTCGTCCGGCAGCTTCTCGAATTGGAACCCCGGCGGGATCGGGTACGCAGGATCCCCCGCCGCTTCGTTGTACCGGTACCCGCAGGAGCGGCACTCGTAGATCCCCGTGTTCAGCACCGCGAACTTCTCCTCCAGCCGCCGGGGATCCAGCTTCGGACCACCGCCGCCGTCGGCCTCCCCCTCCGGGCCTGGCTCCGTAGACAGCACCGGCTTGTCCTCCTTCGAGACGTCGACCGACGAGGCGGCCGTCTGGAGCAGCAGCGGCGAACGGCGGATCGAGGAGAAGGAGCTGGGGCAGTGGTGGAAATTGGGGACGGATCTGGGCGCCTTCGAGGAGAAGCAGCTGCGGCAATGGTGGAAGGGGAACGGCAGCTTCGCTATGCTCGAAGCCATCATctctcgatcgatcgatcgatttgggggagaagagaagagaCGAGAACAGAGCGCGAGACGGGTGGATAAGGCAGCGAAGTAAACACCACAGCCACCGGTGCGGGATAAGAATTAAAACTGGCCGCCGAGGGAGTACGTGTATATACGTATTTGATACAGTATAATACGCTAGAATATTCTCGCCGGGATTCGAATGGAGTGGTCCGTTCTCAGTCGTTCGATCCGGCCGGATTTAAATCTAGATCGTTGATATTATATTttgttattaattaattattaatagtcAGCTAGAAAAAACGGAATATTCTCGAGTAAGGAATGATACTGAACATGAAGAGGGTTTCATGATAATGGTAACATATAATGAGTAAATCATTTTAACTACTAATTACATTGATGTTGTGAGGGTGATTATTCCATTAGAAccgaattgaattaattaaattgcagttttttttaataaatcgaACCCatcgaattaaaaaaaaaatcgaacaAAGATAAAATACTATTAATTCAGTTTTtaactaaattaatcaaaattgtttaataatttagttttttaaataaaattcagtttttaaaataaaattcagttTCTATTTTTAAAAACCTAAGGTCTAAAAATTTGTAAtaagaaatttgaaaattaaacttaaattgaattaaccgagttaatctttttttaaaaaaaaaatttgaattttcaataaattgaactaaattttaaaattttatagatttattcaatttaattaaatttttgctCATTTCTATTAGCGAATATCATAGAGACCACATTATAAGGACCACGTAGCAAGCTGATAACTAGAACAATGACCCGATCAAGTTAATTCAAGATGGAGCCAGGGCCGTCCCTGACTTTAGGGGGCCCTTGGCGAAAAGAGAAAAGGGACCTCTTTGGGGCCTTTGGTGAAAAGAGAAAAACAACTtctataagattttttttttactaacctacaatttaaataaaatttaatagaaaaatttagaaattaatatattttatttaaaatatgataaattccatacaaaatatatttctcaagaCTTTAAAAATTGTAACATCATACAAAATATGTTTCTCAAGTTTCTTCAAAAACGTGTGAtacctacaaataaaaaaaaaagtataaaataattattgaaaaaaatctagatcttctagtattttgAGAAGTTAAATCATTTATAAGGTCTTcaaaatcaagtttttctaacACTTCATTTTCAATGTATAAAATTATCAAGTTatttacattcaaatcattatTATCATTTTCGCTTAATTTTTCTTGCTCATTCATTGCATGATTATGATCACCACTTTATCTCAATTCTTCCCGCTCATTGATTGcatgatcatttagttcttcttgattacttgattgttgtttatttgttGCATGATCATTTAGTTATTCTTCACTTTCTTCTTGTAATTCATCAACTGAACATTCAATTGAAGAGCTGACTTTAaaaaacttatgaagaacaccgttgtaagttttaataatttgttccattctttttttttcttttttgactCCCAGAATGATATTTCTTTAGAAACATGTTTATACTacaaattttaattgtaaaaataaaacaccaaAACTAGCAACAAAGCTAGCAATGAAATAAACATAAGCAGTGAAAATAATAGTGAAAGAGTAATAAAGTCTTATTTGTGCTTGAACTAATCGATATAATCTATTTTATGATGATTAAAATTGGGATGATTTATTCAAACACTTTTAAATCtgcaagaaaaatcataaaatattgaactctaatataatattaaaaatcaatattgaatattggcaataagaaaaaatatagataagtgtGCAACTTATgttgtaagtttatatattgatgaatgattatattgatgaaactaaactttCAATTGAAGAATtgacttttctaatttaattagaagaTATTCAAAGGAGAAGGGAGAAAATTAGCATCCAAGATTAAGACTTTATTCTTCAGAGTCTTCTGACTTCTGTAAACGAATTAATGAAGAAAGAGTTGTACCATAAATAAAGTCTTAGAAAGGGGAAAAAGGATAGTTTAcactcctttttttctttttttttttaaatttttttcttaaattttaatggaatatatatatttttgagaccTTTATTAAAACAatgcaacaatatatatatatatatttctggacctttattaaaataatccaataaaatatattttttggattttttattaaaataatctaattatatataatatatattgtaTATGCATGTCAAATTTGGGGGCCCTTAAAAATCAGGGGCCCTAGGTCGTCGCCTCCGGTGACATGCCTCAGGGCCGACCCTGGATGGAGCTGTCAAGTCAACCTAGCTCAAGTAAGCCCTAAGTCAAGTTAGATCAACTCTTTGAAGTGGCATACTCTCGAGCTTAAGTTTGATTAACTGATCACTCTCCAGCTTGGACATGACATTACAGTCATAAAGCACTAGTTTCAAAAAGGGCGTGCGCCAtttgaggaagaggaaggacgtACATCACTTCGAGATTTTGGCCATCTCTTTACTTTCTATATAAGGTAATGATAGCTGCATTAAGAGGTACAGAGCAACATTGAGCATTACTATTTTTTGTTTCCTTTGACTTGAATGTCAGAGGGATTTTTTCGAGGTCTGTTTTAGTCTGCCTTCTCATCCTTTTGCAGTCCTTTCAATCGCCGTCACTAAAAACCTTCACTAAACCTTACGTGGCTCAATTCGACAACTACCGACTAGGTACCCATAAGATCCGACAGGATTCAATCTGGCAAGAGCTGACCAGATAAGAATCAATCATACAAGAGTTGACTCAATAAAAGTCAATCTAATGCGCATCCAATCTACCAAAAGAGCTCGGCTGTGGATATTTTAAGGAGTCAACTTATCCCTTGATCTCAGGCTAGATTAATACGATCATTCTAATCTAAGAGGTAATATAAGAGTGTCACGTGGATAAAAAAGATTAAATTAATCTGGTTGAAGTGGTCAGACAAATGGCTAAATCTACCCCATTCTTGGGGCATCCTTGACACCTTGACTCTTTGGTGCCCTTATCTCCTTGGCGCCTCAACTTCATGGCACACCGACTCTAAGGTACTCGTCTCCTTGGCGCCTCATCTTCTTAACCCCCCTCCATGGCATCCTGACTTCGAGGTGCCCATCTTCTTAGCGCTCCCGATTCTGTGACACCTCGACTATGAAGTGTCTTTGTCCCATTAACCCCCATCTCCTTAGCAGCCCATCTCCTTGACGCTTTGTCTCATTTGCGCCCTGTCTCCAAGCCCAGTGTCCTTGACGCCCTGTCTTCTTGGCAACTTGACACGGAATCCAGGACTATTTTAGGAAGAAGATAACACTCATATGGATTTCGGAATTCAGGACTATTTCAGAAAAAGATAATGCTCACATGAATTTTGGGATTTAGGACTATTTCAAAAGAAGATAACACTTGCATGAATTTCAAGATTCATGATTATTTCATGGAGAAGATAATGCTCATATAAATTTTGGGATTTCATAATATTTCAAGAAGCAAATAACAATCTTGCAGGAGAAGATGACGCGTGGAGGACATAGGGATTAGCCCTTGCCATTATAAAAGATAGTCCTCTTTGACTGTTATAGGTACATGCATATATGCATCAAAAATCCTAGTACTCTcctttgttctttttcttttttatcgtCAGTTAAAACTAATAGataaagaaaaaatagaatagagaattAATTCTTTGATGTATTATTTACTAAAGTCAATAtgtttatttatacaaattgtccaaacaataatggaaagattaaatatgacatacaatgataagtataataatataataatgaataTAATAGATTTGAAAGTACTAATCTTGTTATTTGATTCATGCCGATCTTGATTTTGATtgtgatgtcaaatataataaatctcaattgattaaaatcaattcgaGATTATTTTCTATTATTGTCATTACCCTCGACAAACTTAACAGGAGTGCCTGAACATTAAGTTTGAATGCTAACTTGTTAAACGTTGTCTGGATAATGACTTGATAAATATATCAGTAATTTGATCTTCAATAGAGATGTAAGAAATTGAAAGTTGTTGAGTCGTCATAcgctcacgaacaaaatgaaagtcAATCTCTACATGCTTCGTATGATTATGAAAAATAGGATTTGGCGTAAGATAAGTTACTCTAATATTTTCATACCAGATTTTAGGCGTAGCAATTGGGGAAAAGtgtaattccaaaaaaaaaaatattatagccaaataatttctgatgtCACGTTAGCTATAACTTTATACTCAGCTTTAGTACTTGAGTGAGAGACTATAATCCATCTTTTAAagtcaagaaataaaatttttcctaGGAAATATGACATCTCCACTAATAGAACATCTATCTTTGGGAGATCCAACCCAATTTACATCACTGTAGATAATCAACTCTCATAAGGACTGACAATATAAAAATGTTGGTCCCTTatcgaccgacaagagggggtgaattgccctgaaaatgaaaataaactctttctcgacttttcaaacttagttaagaAACACTTGTTTAATAATATGAAACTAattaacaagaaagaaagaagaggcagatctttttacttggtttgcaataaggaGATTGCTAGTATAAGGTGTTGAAAGttcactatcaaatctccttctAGCAGAGAAACATTTTATAGCAGTTTAAGCACTAGAATACAAAATCAAACAGAAAGAAGATCGTTTTCAAGTTTTATACTGAACTACTGAGACCAGAGCTCCATTTATAGTCTGCTAGTCGAATTTAATCATTTGCTGATATGGCATCTCCGGGCTCCTAGAATGGGTTCGGGCGCCTGAcatagataaaactttatccactacGCAACAATGTGCAATATATAAAACTtaagtggtccgggcacccggaacaacTTCGGGCCCCCAGACTGTGTTGACCAGTTGCCAAACAGGGCACATTGAGAAGGCGCCCTGGGCTGTGCCCAGGGGGTCCGAGCGCCTAGTCCATCCAGGGCCCTGGACTTGGTCCAGGTGCTTGGACAGTCAACATCTGGTTGATTGTCTGGTTCTCCTTCGTTTTAGCTCCattcgcttggatgatttcgaccatccagaatagggcttacCTGAACCAATTTTTCGACCTTcacctcgagcaagcttccgctccggcaaTCTTGTACCTCGAAAAATACCGCgcgtttccttctcatccgccagcatactcttccgtagcatctcatccctcagatgcaccgagctcattgactctctcctgtgccgtccttctcgctagctgcgtctttcgttcgacttcttatgctcctaagtttctacacacttagacacaagacatcaaataaacataggacctaacttaatttagttgatcacaccaaaactatCACGGGATACCTACAAAGAAGACCATATAAAATAGTGCATTTGAGATATtgaagaattctcttaacaccttcccaatgGTATTCaataggagcatgcataaattgacaggcattgataaagaaaccttgtaaatggatcgccttgaaattcagcttggggaagagtattgacgccacactcaagcaagatgagaaggtgagtgataagtcatggagttttgatcgccacaagttgcttTGATAaaatcgaaattagttctttgcctaagaacaagaaggaagctctcacaaaagagaaactcaaattttcattcaaacttacatgatttgtcatacaagagttctcctatttaacatcccttaagatccactatgcactaattatgcaataaatatcatgcttgcatgcatgggttttattatccactaatgcaaccactaatccctaatactagcttaatgcaaccatgcatgcatggtatttgttatactagcttaggaactctaaaaaatgcattaaaaacccacaaaggacatcaaaagtcactttagaaaaaccccccatgcatgcacacgaaaatggtcctcatgttggtccaatttcactttcaaattgaaggaatgtgatccacttagttgttgcctccattgtgcattgatcctccttttccttgagcctcattattaagccttccaaagcttgcttcattctcttagtcttggaccttgtcatgggtcccccaattcccttcaatgcctcttcttggctcacatcattccctccttctttaggtgaattcatcctcgaatttagtgttaggaccaaaagtagttagagggggggtgaatagctcgtcgcgttcgctcggcgCTTggtgttgctcggcgttgcttggcgttgattgtttcttcaagaatatgcagcggaaaatacaaagaaacaaacacacaacgctaacacggttgattttacttggtatccacctccaaaggaggtgactaatccaaggatccacaccacgcacgcaccctccactatgaaacactccttttcggtaactaccgagggcggagaagccctacaagactctcggtacaagaagaaggaaagggaaacaaaatacaagcacaaagcttacaatgaatgcagaaaaccctaaccctagcttctcttcttgcctttgatccgcctcttgactcggagagcttccaagaaccttcaagaactggcgatcacgagctttgagactgctgtggaggagctggcgaagatctgagatgaaacggtgaagagataccgaaggaaatgaacgcctgcggcctttatcgacgccaacggtcggatcccgatcgattcgaatattcccaatcgatcggggaggatttggatcgatccacggatcgatccagagcgcctctgtgctctcggatcgatccagcgcttatcgcgcgtagcagccgcgtcccaatcgatccaccgatcgattgaacatctggatcgatccacggatcgatccgcagGCTCTCTGCTCGCTAGagaaggcctggatcgatccactgatcgatccagctcctggatcgatccactgatcgatccaacacttggtttttgcccaaaaccaagttccaagcctctcaaaccaacatccggtcaaccttgacctgttggtacatcatgcctagcatctggtcactcctttgacctgctaggacttcccaccaagtgtctggtcaatccctttgacccacttagacttttctattcatgccaagtatctggtcactcctttgacctacttggacttccatcagatgtctggtcaactcctttgacctatctgtatttcctcgtgccaagtatccagtcaatcctttgacctacttggacttcccaacaccagatgtccgatcatccttgatccatctggattttcccttgcctggcttcactcactaggactttcacctagcttcactcactagggttttccatctgcctagcttcactcactagggctttcacctggcttcactcaccaggactttcacctagcttcactcactagggttttccttctgcctagcttcactcactagggctttcacctggcttcactcaccaggactttcacctagcttcactcactaggactttcacctagcttcactcactagggttttccttctgcctggcttcactcaccaggacttccctgtcaagtatccggtcaa includes these proteins:
- the LOC122052079 gene encoding rubredoxin-like, encoding MMASSIAKLPFPFHHCRSCFSSKAPRSVPNFHHCPSSFSSIRRSPLLLQTAASSVDVSKEDKPVLSTEPGPEGEADGGGGPKLDPRRLEEKFAVLNTGIYECRSCGYRYNEAAGDPAYPIPPGFQFEKLPDDWRCPTCGAARSFFESKSVEIAGFAQNQQFGFGGNSLTSGQKTLLIYGGLLLGFVFFISGYFLQ